A region of Flavobacterium album DNA encodes the following proteins:
- the ccsA gene encoding cytochrome c biogenesis protein — translation MDKIISFFFSTRLMAVLFLVFAAAMGIGTFIEDAYNTETARVFIYNAKWFEAIMLLFVINFFGNIKRYQLHKKEKWATLLLHLSFILIITGAFVTRYISFEGMMPIRENETESRFYSDKAYLTVLIDGEYNGQMSRKRLEKPMLFSSKEVPFLASNYFNISDEFDKTPVEIEYKDFVLGAKDTIVQDKNGKLYLKLVEQGSGTRHDHFLKEGEVQSIHNILFAFNKPTKGAININKEGETFTINTPFEGNFMRMKDRMQGNVAKDTTQPLMFRSLYNLSGTVFVIPDQPITGKMVYKSNKDYKTKEQSALTVVVKADGKEKEVTLLGGKGQIGEPQMFKLGNLDFTVTYGSRQYDLPFAIKLNDFIAEKYPGTEKSYASFESKVTVIDKEKNNTFDTRIFMNNVLDYRGYRFFQASFDGDEKGTKLSVNHDFWGTWISYVGYFLLYIGLMAILFDKNTRFGDLKKKLDKIQTKKASLTAVLLLFIGLNGYSQNHAHEKPTEKQIDSILQKYKVSEEHAAKFGRLIIQDFGGRMKPANTFSSELLRKVSKSDTYKDMNADQVFLSMALMDRLWYEVPIIQLKRGNDSIRKIAGLDKEAKFAAMSDFFDNQGNYKLEKILDGAYKEKEPNQFQKDFIDLDKRINLLNWAISGQILKVLPVPGDKDNKWLSYPEAAVKDGIGLDTIRNVVPAYFQSLGEAVVTKDYKLADSLLEGLKKYQHKYGASIMPSDDKVEAEILYNKFDIFKKLFSWYMYAGLLMFLFVIIKIFNPAKWVKAGANISHVIIGVLFLLHTLGLIARWYISGHAPWSNAYESVIYVGWATMFFGMAFGRKSQLTVASTGFVVSVVLMVAHWNWTDPEIANLVPVLNSYWLMIHVAVIVGSYGPFTLGCVLGLVALFLMLFTNEKNKQKMDLNIKEITYINEMALTVGLVMLTIGNFLGGQWANESWGRYWGWDPKETWALVSIMVYAFVIHMRFVPALRGKWIYNFFSVLAFASILMTYFGVNFYLTGLHSYASGELRTPTYFFWMALAVVVLGILANIKYRKYFKSSNNK, via the coding sequence ATGGATAAAATAATTTCGTTCTTTTTCTCAACACGTTTAATGGCTGTGCTTTTCCTTGTTTTTGCGGCGGCAATGGGAATTGGTACTTTTATCGAAGACGCCTACAATACCGAAACAGCCCGTGTTTTTATTTATAATGCAAAATGGTTCGAGGCCATCATGCTGCTTTTTGTAATCAACTTTTTCGGTAACATAAAGCGTTACCAGCTTCACAAAAAAGAAAAATGGGCCACACTGCTTTTGCACCTTTCGTTTATCCTTATCATAACCGGTGCGTTCGTAACGCGATACATCAGCTTTGAAGGCATGATGCCGATACGCGAGAATGAGACCGAAAGCCGCTTTTATTCTGATAAAGCTTATCTTACGGTACTTATTGATGGCGAGTACAACGGCCAGATGAGCCGCAAGAGGCTGGAAAAACCGATGCTGTTCTCCTCAAAAGAAGTGCCTTTCCTGGCTTCTAATTATTTCAATATCTCAGATGAATTTGACAAAACCCCTGTTGAGATAGAATACAAGGATTTTGTACTTGGCGCGAAAGACACTATCGTACAGGATAAAAACGGCAAGCTTTACCTTAAGCTTGTAGAGCAGGGTTCGGGTACCCGCCACGACCATTTCCTGAAAGAAGGCGAGGTACAGAGCATCCATAATATATTGTTTGCATTCAACAAACCTACCAAGGGCGCTATCAATATCAACAAAGAAGGCGAAACCTTTACCATCAACACGCCGTTTGAAGGGAACTTTATGCGTATGAAAGACCGTATGCAGGGCAATGTTGCCAAAGATACCACGCAGCCATTGATGTTCCGCTCACTATACAACCTTTCGGGCACGGTATTCGTAATTCCCGACCAGCCTATCACGGGGAAAATGGTTTACAAGTCCAATAAAGATTATAAAACAAAAGAACAGTCGGCGTTGACGGTAGTCGTAAAAGCGGATGGCAAAGAAAAGGAAGTCACACTCCTTGGGGGCAAAGGCCAGATAGGTGAGCCGCAAATGTTTAAGCTGGGCAATCTTGACTTTACCGTAACTTACGGAAGCAGGCAGTACGACCTTCCGTTTGCCATTAAGCTGAACGATTTTATCGCCGAGAAATATCCGGGTACCGAGAAAAGCTATGCTTCTTTTGAAAGTAAAGTTACTGTGATAGATAAGGAAAAAAACAATACGTTTGATACCCGCATTTTTATGAACAATGTATTGGATTACAGGGGTTACCGCTTTTTTCAGGCGAGTTTTGATGGGGATGAGAAAGGCACGAAGTTATCGGTAAACCACGACTTTTGGGGTACATGGATATCGTATGTCGGCTACTTCCTGCTGTACATCGGGCTGATGGCGATACTGTTCGATAAGAATACCCGTTTTGGCGACCTGAAAAAGAAACTGGATAAAATACAGACCAAAAAAGCATCATTAACAGCAGTACTTTTATTGTTTATCGGACTTAACGGCTATTCGCAAAACCATGCGCATGAAAAGCCAACCGAAAAGCAAATCGACTCCATCCTTCAGAAATACAAAGTAAGCGAGGAGCACGCTGCAAAATTCGGCCGCCTCATCATACAGGATTTTGGCGGAAGGATGAAGCCTGCCAATACATTCTCTTCAGAACTTTTGCGCAAAGTGAGCAAGAGCGATACGTACAAAGACATGAACGCCGACCAGGTATTCCTGTCAATGGCGCTGATGGACAGGCTATGGTATGAAGTGCCGATCATACAGCTAAAGCGCGGTAACGACAGCATCAGGAAAATAGCAGGGCTGGATAAAGAAGCGAAATTTGCTGCGATGTCCGACTTTTTTGACAACCAGGGCAATTATAAGCTGGAGAAGATACTCGATGGCGCTTACAAAGAGAAGGAGCCAAACCAGTTCCAAAAGGATTTTATCGACCTTGATAAGCGCATCAACCTTCTTAACTGGGCAATATCGGGACAGATATTGAAAGTGCTTCCGGTGCCGGGCGATAAAGATAATAAATGGCTATCCTACCCTGAAGCTGCCGTTAAGGATGGCATCGGGCTCGATACGATACGTAATGTAGTACCGGCTTACTTCCAATCGTTAGGTGAGGCAGTAGTGACCAAAGATTACAAACTGGCAGACAGCCTGTTGGAAGGCCTTAAAAAGTACCAGCACAAATATGGGGCATCCATTATGCCTAGCGATGACAAGGTCGAGGCGGAAATATTATACAATAAATTTGACATCTTTAAAAAGCTGTTCTCTTGGTACATGTATGCAGGCCTGCTGATGTTCCTGTTTGTTATCATTAAGATATTTAACCCTGCAAAATGGGTTAAGGCAGGCGCCAATATTTCGCATGTCATAATAGGGGTTTTATTCCTCCTGCATACCCTGGGCCTTATTGCAAGGTGGTACATATCAGGCCACGCACCGTGGAGTAATGCTTACGAATCGGTTATTTATGTAGGATGGGCTACCATGTTCTTCGGTATGGCATTCGGGAGGAAATCACAGCTTACCGTTGCATCCACAGGGTTTGTAGTATCCGTGGTATTGATGGTGGCACACTGGAACTGGACCGATCCCGAAATAGCCAATCTTGTGCCGGTGCTTAATTCTTACTGGCTCATGATACACGTAGCGGTTATCGTGGGAAGCTACGGGCCGTTTACCCTCGGATGTGTGCTTGGGCTTGTGGCGCTGTTCCTGATGCTGTTCACTAACGAAAAGAACAAGCAGAAAATGGACCTTAACATCAAAGAGATCACCTACATCAATGAAATGGCGCTTACTGTAGGTTTAGTCATGCTGACTATAGGGAATTTCCTTGGCGGGCAATGGGCCAACGAAAGCTGGGGCCGCTACTGGGGCTGGGACCCTAAGGAGACCTGGGCACTGGTGAGCATCATGGTATATGCTTTTGTGATTCACATGCGTTTTGTACCGGCATTGCGCGGCAAATGGATATACAACTTTTTCAGCGTGCTTGCTTTTGCATCCATACTGATGACGTACTTCGGCGTGAACTTCTACCTCACCGGGCTGCATTCGTATGCAAGCGGGGAGCTGCGTACACCAACGTATTTCTTTTGGATGGCGCTGGCTGTAGTCGTGTTAGGTATTTTGGCAAATATCAAGTACAGGAAATATTTTAAGAGTTCTAATAACAAGTAA
- a CDS encoding glutathione peroxidase produces the protein MKNIVMLACGLMLLFSCQNQAQTKTTAKATEKNKPMAKETIYQFKVKDLYGKEFDFASLKGKKVLIVNTASKCGLTPQYKDLEALYKEYKDKGFVIVGFPANNFASQEPGTSKEIAEFCELNYGVTFPMMDKISVKGSDMAPIYHFLTEKRKNGLQDSEVEWNFQKYLINEKGELEKVIKPQTLPTDPQVVDWIKA, from the coding sequence ATGAAAAATATTGTAATGCTGGCCTGCGGACTGATGCTTTTGTTCAGCTGCCAAAACCAGGCCCAGACAAAAACTACCGCGAAAGCGACTGAAAAAAACAAACCAATGGCAAAAGAAACCATATACCAGTTTAAAGTAAAAGACCTTTACGGCAAAGAATTTGACTTTGCATCCCTTAAAGGCAAAAAGGTACTTATTGTAAATACGGCTTCCAAATGCGGCCTTACACCACAATATAAAGACCTTGAAGCCCTGTACAAAGAATATAAGGATAAAGGTTTTGTGATCGTTGGCTTCCCGGCCAATAACTTTGCATCGCAGGAACCGGGTACCAGCAAAGAGATAGCCGAATTTTGTGAGTTGAACTACGGTGTTACTTTCCCAATGATGGACAAGATATCGGTTAAAGGCAGTGACATGGCGCCGATATACCATTTCCTTACCGAAAAGAGGAAGAACGGCCTGCAGGACAGCGAAGTAGAATGGAATTTTCAAAAGTACCTTATCAATGAGAAAGGTGAACTTGAAAAAGTAATAAAGCCGCAGACATTACCTACCGATCCGCAGGTTGTTGACTGGATCAAAGCCTGA
- the menD gene encoding 2-succinyl-5-enolpyruvyl-6-hydroxy-3-cyclohexene-1-carboxylic-acid synthase, with the protein MIYPKIPLAQSIIEICLAKGVNNIVISPGSRNAPLTIGFANNPNFTCYSIADERCAAFFATGMAQQLKKPVAVVCTSGSALLNYYPAVAEAFYSQIPLIVISADRPHDKIDIGDGQTIRQENVYANHILYNANLLEDASAENDNKINQAINISITQKGPVHINAPFEEPLYETITELSIQAPVFSTIVEEPEVQEDLTPYVTKWNAAKKKLVLVGVNDPGTIDKAVIEILANDPSVVVMTETPANLHHKNFLGSIDTIITPFTHEDFEAWRPDILLTFGGMVVSKRVKAWLRKYSPQEHWHIDELRAYDTFGALTKHFTTDANIFLKNFLPQTEPVQSDYNQAAQELKAYRQVKHDEYLSKIPFSDFKAFEIILPALPHNSMLQISNSASIRYAQLFEMRDDIEVFCNRGTSGIDGSTSTAVGAAVGSQKETVLITGDISFLYDSNALWNNYIPKDFKIIIINNGGGGIFRILPGHSENAVFNTYFETAHNLTAEHLAKMYGFGYQSASNENDVKTALSSFMERSGQPKILEIFTPMSENDAVLLQYFKSLA; encoded by the coding sequence ATGATTTACCCCAAAATACCTTTGGCACAAAGCATCATAGAAATATGCCTGGCCAAAGGAGTTAACAATATTGTTATTTCCCCGGGATCGCGCAATGCACCGCTAACCATAGGTTTTGCTAACAATCCCAATTTTACCTGCTACAGTATTGCCGATGAGCGGTGTGCTGCCTTTTTTGCAACCGGTATGGCACAGCAGCTGAAAAAACCGGTTGCTGTAGTGTGTACTTCTGGGTCGGCATTGCTGAATTATTACCCGGCAGTCGCCGAAGCGTTTTACAGCCAGATACCGCTGATCGTCATATCTGCCGACAGGCCGCATGATAAGATCGATATTGGCGACGGCCAGACTATCCGCCAGGAAAATGTATATGCCAACCATATACTGTACAATGCAAACCTGTTGGAAGACGCTTCCGCAGAAAACGACAACAAGATAAATCAGGCTATCAATATTTCCATAACCCAAAAAGGGCCGGTACACATTAATGCGCCATTTGAAGAGCCGTTGTATGAAACGATAACCGAACTTTCCATACAGGCGCCGGTATTCAGTACCATTGTCGAAGAACCTGAAGTTCAAGAAGATCTTACGCCCTACGTCACAAAATGGAATGCTGCCAAAAAGAAGCTCGTATTAGTTGGCGTGAATGATCCCGGTACTATTGACAAGGCCGTTATTGAGATATTGGCGAATGACCCATCGGTTGTAGTAATGACCGAAACGCCTGCTAACCTCCACCATAAAAATTTCCTTGGAAGCATCGATACGATCATTACACCTTTCACCCACGAAGACTTTGAAGCGTGGCGGCCGGATATACTGCTTACGTTTGGTGGTATGGTGGTCTCCAAGCGCGTGAAGGCCTGGCTGCGCAAATATAGTCCGCAGGAACACTGGCATATCGATGAACTAAGAGCGTATGATACGTTTGGCGCACTGACTAAGCATTTTACAACAGATGCCAATATCTTCCTGAAGAATTTCCTGCCACAAACTGAGCCTGTACAAAGTGACTACAATCAGGCAGCACAGGAACTTAAGGCCTACAGACAGGTGAAGCACGACGAATATTTATCTAAAATACCTTTCTCCGATTTTAAGGCTTTTGAAATAATATTGCCTGCATTGCCTCATAATTCAATGCTGCAGATCAGCAATAGCGCTTCCATACGCTATGCCCAGCTGTTTGAGATGCGGGACGACATCGAGGTTTTCTGCAATCGCGGTACCAGCGGAATCGACGGAAGTACATCGACAGCAGTAGGGGCGGCAGTGGGCAGCCAAAAAGAGACGGTATTGATAACTGGTGATATAAGCTTTTTATACGACAGCAATGCGTTGTGGAATAACTATATCCCGAAAGACTTCAAGATCATTATCATCAATAATGGCGGCGGTGGAATCTTCAGGATATTGCCGGGCCACTCAGAAAATGCAGTGTTTAATACCTATTTTGAAACTGCCCATAACCTTACGGCAGAACACCTTGCTAAGATGTATGGTTTCGGATATCAATCGGCTTCGAATGAGAATGATGTGAAAACTGCTTTATCATCGTTTATGGAAAGATCGGGTCAGCCGAAGATATTGGAGATATTTACACCTATGAGCGAAAATGATGCGGTGCTGTTACAGTATTTTAAGTCGTTGGCATAA
- a CDS encoding beta-glucosidase, whose product MRYYIIFAAMAASLSANAQVYKDPKAQVEKRVEDLLSQMTTEEKIDYIGGYNGFYIRGIERLGLPEIKMTDGPVGTRNYGKTTAYPASVLTAATWDANLSFRLGEALGNDSRERGVHILLAPGVNIYRAPMNGRNFEYLGEDPYLAGEMAVSYIKGLQSKNVVATVKHFAANNQEWDRNNVSSDMDERTLQEIYLPAFKAAVTKGKVGAVMNSYNLVNGEHATQNSHLNNDILKGDWRFDGILMSDWVATYDGVAAAKGGLDLEMPSGEFMNRKNLLPALQNGTLDQKVIDDKVRRILRIIFRFGFYDTKYTMTEPLKPNPESEKVALDLARGGMVLLKNEGNILPISKSVKTIAVIGPNSKGYIAGGGSSYTEPFHSTSLLDGIKAAVPGATVNFVDNSIPQMENYIASSPFFSEKGSKTHGLKAEYFKNKNLEGRPVATFTDKSMNHDWPGAPDVMGIPEDNFSIRFTGVVRPAKSATYKFGVRGDDGFRLYVDEKLVIDMWADHAPTLKMVDLPLEAGKEYNVRLEYYENAGGAVIAFAVYNEVIDFSAAEKAAANADVVILSAGFNMSGEGEGFDRSFELPPYQEDLIKAVTKANPNTIVVLYAGGNVAMQKWLPGTKGLLHAWYPGQEGGTAIADLLFGTVNPSGKLPASFEKRWEDNPTYDSYYDADNDKRVTYGEGLNVGYRFYDNSRTKPQFPFGYGLSYTKFEYSDLKVSGKGTNVTVTYKIKNTGSYDGAEISQVYVHQKESPVYRPLKELKGFNKVFLKKGESKTITVTLDADAFSYYKADKKAFGYDPGAFEIIVGASSEDIRLKDDVKVK is encoded by the coding sequence ATGCGTTACTACATTATTTTTGCAGCGATGGCTGCGAGCCTTTCGGCGAATGCCCAGGTGTACAAAGATCCTAAAGCCCAGGTTGAGAAGCGTGTTGAAGACCTGCTTTCCCAAATGACAACTGAAGAAAAAATTGATTACATAGGAGGCTATAATGGCTTTTATATCCGCGGTATAGAACGTCTTGGGCTTCCTGAGATAAAAATGACCGACGGCCCAGTCGGTACTCGCAATTACGGCAAGACCACCGCCTACCCTGCTTCTGTACTGACAGCCGCAACATGGGATGCCAACCTGAGTTTCCGTTTGGGTGAAGCGCTTGGCAATGACTCCCGCGAGCGCGGCGTGCACATATTGCTTGCGCCGGGGGTAAACATTTACCGTGCGCCAATGAACGGGCGTAACTTTGAGTACCTTGGCGAAGACCCTTACCTGGCGGGCGAAATGGCCGTTAGTTATATAAAAGGGCTGCAAAGCAAAAACGTAGTGGCTACCGTGAAGCACTTTGCTGCCAATAACCAGGAATGGGACCGCAACAACGTGAGCTCCGATATGGATGAGCGCACACTGCAGGAAATTTACCTTCCTGCATTTAAGGCAGCCGTAACCAAAGGAAAAGTGGGCGCCGTAATGAACAGCTACAATCTCGTGAACGGAGAGCATGCCACGCAAAACAGCCACCTGAATAATGATATTTTAAAAGGCGACTGGCGTTTTGACGGTATCCTGATGTCCGACTGGGTGGCGACCTATGATGGTGTTGCCGCTGCAAAAGGCGGGCTCGACCTCGAGATGCCAAGCGGTGAGTTCATGAACCGTAAAAATCTCCTTCCTGCTTTACAGAACGGGACGCTTGACCAGAAGGTTATAGACGATAAAGTGCGCCGCATACTCAGGATCATTTTTCGGTTTGGGTTTTATGATACAAAATACACGATGACGGAGCCCCTGAAACCAAATCCTGAAAGCGAAAAAGTAGCGTTGGACCTGGCGCGTGGTGGCATGGTGCTGCTAAAGAACGAAGGCAACATCCTCCCAATTTCCAAATCGGTGAAAACCATCGCGGTAATTGGGCCCAATTCCAAAGGGTACATTGCAGGCGGCGGGAGCTCGTATACAGAGCCTTTTCATAGTACCAGCCTGCTGGATGGCATCAAAGCCGCTGTGCCCGGGGCAACGGTAAACTTTGTAGATAACAGCATCCCACAGATGGAAAACTACATTGCATCCTCTCCCTTCTTCTCTGAAAAAGGGTCTAAAACACACGGCCTTAAGGCAGAGTATTTTAAAAACAAGAACCTCGAAGGCAGGCCGGTGGCAACCTTTACTGATAAAAGCATGAACCATGACTGGCCGGGAGCACCGGATGTTATGGGTATCCCGGAAGATAATTTCTCCATACGCTTTACAGGTGTTGTACGCCCGGCTAAATCGGCTACGTATAAATTTGGCGTTCGCGGCGATGACGGCTTCCGCCTGTATGTAGATGAAAAACTGGTGATCGATATGTGGGCCGACCACGCGCCTACCCTTAAAATGGTTGACCTGCCGCTTGAAGCCGGTAAGGAATACAACGTACGCCTCGAATATTATGAAAATGCAGGAGGCGCGGTGATCGCTTTTGCGGTTTATAACGAAGTTATTGACTTTAGCGCGGCTGAAAAAGCAGCTGCCAACGCCGATGTGGTGATCCTGAGCGCGGGCTTCAATATGTCGGGTGAAGGTGAAGGCTTCGACCGTTCTTTTGAGCTGCCTCCCTACCAGGAAGACCTGATAAAAGCCGTGACCAAAGCCAACCCAAATACCATTGTTGTGCTTTATGCAGGCGGAAATGTGGCTATGCAAAAGTGGCTACCGGGAACTAAAGGCCTGCTGCATGCCTGGTATCCCGGACAGGAAGGCGGTACTGCTATTGCCGACCTGCTTTTCGGCACTGTAAACCCAAGCGGCAAGCTGCCGGCGAGCTTTGAAAAGCGCTGGGAGGACAACCCGACTTACGACAGCTATTATGATGCTGATAACGACAAACGAGTAACCTATGGCGAAGGCCTTAATGTAGGTTACCGTTTTTATGACAACAGCCGTACAAAGCCTCAATTCCCATTTGGTTACGGACTTTCCTATACTAAGTTTGAGTATTCCGATTTAAAGGTTTCGGGTAAGGGGACCAATGTTACCGTTACCTACAAAATAAAGAATACGGGCAGTTATGACGGCGCCGAGATCAGCCAGGTATATGTACATCAAAAGGAGAGCCCGGTATACCGCCCTTTAAAGGAGCTTAAAGGCTTCAATAAAGTGTTCCTGAAAAAAGGCGAGTCAAAGACCATCACGGTAACGCTTGATGCCGATGCCTTTTCGTATTACAAGGCTGACAAGAAAGCTTTCGGCTACGATCCTGGAGCATTTGAGATTATCGTTGGCGCATCGTCAGAAGACATCAGGCTGAAAGATGACGTAAAAGTGAAATAA